In a genomic window of Agarivorans albus:
- the dnaJ gene encoding molecular chaperone DnaJ → MSKRDYYEVLGLGKDAGEREIKKAYKRLAMKFHPDRTKGDKASEEKFKEVKEAYEVLSDAQKKEAYDHYGHAGVDPNRGAGGFGGGHGDFGDAFGDIFGDIFGGGRGGGGGRRQPQRGSDLRYNLELSLEQAVKGVKKEIRVPTLVHCEQCNGSGAKKGSTPKTCGTCHGQGQVQMRQGFFAVQQACPTCKGKGSIISDPCHKCHGEGRYERSKTLSVSIPAGVDTGDRVRLSGEGEAGESGAPAGDLYVQVHVKEHPIFQREENNLYCEVPISFTLAALGGEIEVPTLDGRVNLKVPNETQTGRMFRMRGKGVKSVRGGPIGDLICKVIVETPVKLNETQKQLLKDFEESCGGSASSKHKPKAEGFFDGVKKFFDDLTS, encoded by the coding sequence ATGTCAAAACGCGATTATTACGAAGTTCTTGGTCTAGGCAAAGATGCCGGCGAGCGAGAAATTAAAAAAGCCTACAAACGTCTGGCGATGAAGTTTCACCCTGACCGTACTAAAGGCGATAAAGCTTCTGAAGAGAAATTCAAGGAAGTTAAAGAAGCCTACGAAGTACTGAGTGATGCTCAAAAGAAAGAAGCTTACGATCACTATGGTCACGCTGGGGTTGATCCAAACCGTGGCGCTGGTGGTTTTGGTGGCGGACATGGCGACTTTGGCGATGCGTTTGGCGACATCTTTGGTGATATTTTTGGTGGTGGACGCGGTGGCGGCGGTGGCCGTCGTCAGCCTCAACGTGGCTCGGATCTTCGCTACAACTTAGAGTTGAGCTTAGAGCAAGCGGTTAAAGGCGTTAAGAAAGAAATCCGCGTACCTACTTTAGTACACTGTGAGCAGTGTAATGGTAGCGGCGCTAAAAAAGGCTCAACACCAAAAACTTGTGGTACCTGTCATGGCCAAGGCCAAGTACAGATGCGTCAAGGCTTCTTTGCTGTTCAGCAAGCCTGTCCTACCTGTAAAGGTAAAGGCTCAATTATTTCAGATCCTTGCCATAAGTGTCATGGCGAAGGTCGTTACGAACGCTCAAAAACACTATCAGTCAGCATCCCAGCTGGCGTTGATACTGGTGACCGCGTTCGTTTATCGGGTGAAGGTGAAGCGGGCGAGAGCGGTGCTCCAGCCGGTGATTTATATGTACAAGTACATGTTAAAGAGCACCCAATCTTCCAACGTGAAGAAAACAACCTTTACTGCGAAGTGCCAATTAGCTTTACCTTAGCTGCTTTAGGTGGCGAGATTGAAGTACCAACCTTAGATGGTCGAGTTAATCTAAAAGTACCTAACGAAACGCAAACTGGTCGTATGTTCAGAATGCGTGGAAAAGGGGTTAAATCGGTACGTGGTGGCCCAATTGGCGATTTAATCTGCAAAGTAATTGTAGAAACGCCGGTTAAGCTAAACGAAACGCAAAAACAGCTACTTAAAGATTTTGAAGAAAGTTGTGGTGGTTCTGCGAGCAGCAAGCACAAGCCTAAGGCTGAAGGCTTTTTCGACGGTGTTAAAAAGTTCTTTGATGACTTAACCAGTTAA
- the cobU gene encoding bifunctional adenosylcobinamide kinase/adenosylcobinamide-phosphate guanylyltransferase has product MMISLVLGGIRSGKSAWAEQQFKSNSELKPVYIATAKASDEEMSQRIAHHRSLRKASFETHELDYSKEVLSLVVLRYAAKKQPILVECMSTWLGWWLCTNKSVDQQLLDIQQQSAALLASLDELDSDVVIVSNEVGLGLVSDNAMGRRFADELGRLNQALAAKADKVVFVSAGLPLVLKE; this is encoded by the coding sequence ATGATGATAAGTCTTGTTTTAGGTGGCATTAGAAGCGGTAAAAGCGCTTGGGCTGAACAGCAGTTTAAAAGCAACAGTGAGCTTAAGCCCGTATATATTGCTACTGCGAAGGCGAGTGATGAAGAAATGAGCCAACGGATTGCTCATCATCGGTCATTGCGTAAAGCTTCTTTTGAGACCCATGAATTGGATTATTCTAAAGAAGTGTTAAGCCTAGTAGTGCTCAGATACGCCGCTAAAAAGCAGCCAATATTGGTAGAATGCATGTCTACTTGGTTAGGGTGGTGGCTATGCACCAATAAATCTGTAGACCAGCAGTTACTCGATATTCAACAGCAGTCTGCCGCACTACTGGCAAGCTTGGATGAACTGGATAGTGATGTAGTTATCGTGAGTAACGAAGTGGGTTTGGGTTTGGTATCAGACAATGCCATGGGGCGTAGGTTTGCAGATGAACTTGGGCGACTAAACCAAGCCTTAGCAGCAAAAGCCGATAAAGTTGTATTTGTTAGTGCTGGCTTACCGCTAGTATTAAAGGAGTGA
- a CDS encoding M48 family metallopeptidase: MNKILKNAIIVSSIAALLSCSASPTGRKRVLLYDDSKMSALGAQSFEEIKKQEKIYTDKATNDYVACVSNAVTAEIPGHYGDEDWEVVVFDSDQVNAFALPGAHVGVYTGLIKVAETPDQLATVIGHEIAHVLAEHSNERLSQNQIAGIGTAVAAVAIGVSDDVKHKGAAMAALGLGVQYGVLLPYGRTQESEADLMGLDLMASAGFNPRASVALWQNMAKAGGGSVPEFLSTHPSNQTRISDLEERMPRAIQLEKQAIAQGKSPQCIRPASFDAKETSKQSDVDKTS, translated from the coding sequence ATGAATAAGATCTTAAAAAACGCCATTATTGTTAGCTCAATTGCAGCTTTGCTTAGCTGCTCTGCTTCTCCTACTGGGCGCAAACGGGTGTTACTTTATGATGACTCAAAAATGAGTGCCTTAGGCGCTCAGTCTTTTGAGGAGATCAAAAAACAAGAAAAGATTTATACCGACAAAGCCACTAATGATTATGTTGCTTGTGTTTCAAACGCGGTTACTGCAGAAATCCCTGGTCACTACGGTGATGAAGACTGGGAAGTAGTAGTATTTGATTCTGACCAAGTAAACGCGTTTGCCTTGCCCGGTGCACATGTGGGCGTATATACCGGTCTAATCAAGGTGGCCGAAACCCCAGACCAGTTGGCAACGGTTATAGGCCATGAGATAGCACACGTATTAGCGGAGCATAGCAACGAGCGCTTATCACAAAATCAAATTGCTGGAATAGGCACCGCAGTAGCGGCAGTGGCGATTGGCGTAAGTGACGATGTAAAACATAAGGGAGCCGCTATGGCTGCACTTGGTTTAGGAGTGCAATACGGCGTGCTATTACCTTATGGTCGTACCCAAGAAAGCGAAGCAGATTTAATGGGCTTAGACTTAATGGCCAGTGCCGGCTTTAATCCTCGTGCAAGTGTTGCTCTTTGGCAAAATATGGCTAAAGCGGGTGGTGGTTCAGTACCTGAGTTTTTGTCAACTCACCCTTCAAATCAAACGCGTATCTCTGATTTAGAAGAGCGGATGCCACGTGCCATTCAACTAGAAAAGCAAGCCATTGCCCAGGGTAAATCACCGCAGTGTATTCGACCCGCAAGTTTTGATGCTAAAGAGACCTCTAAACAGTCCGATGTCGATAAAACTAGCTAG
- a CDS encoding GNAT family N-acetyltransferase, producing the protein MSIKLASLSDAEDICRVQRRSWQHVYSQQLISDMFQALPFELHQQLWLQRLSSEENQIWVLNTTGIQGFLMLEEQTPEVELAALYLQPDVIGQGWGRALLEQACQSTAQKDVYCWVMQDNPRAEGFYRHMGFKFTGEQRQVEFASSYFVQKKAHLAADQRFF; encoded by the coding sequence ATGTCGATAAAACTAGCTAGCCTAAGTGATGCCGAAGACATCTGCCGGGTTCAGCGACGAAGCTGGCAGCATGTCTACTCTCAGCAACTCATTTCCGATATGTTCCAAGCCCTACCATTTGAACTGCATCAGCAACTGTGGTTGCAACGTCTTAGCAGTGAAGAAAACCAAATTTGGGTATTAAACACGACTGGCATACAGGGTTTTTTAATGCTTGAAGAGCAAACGCCAGAGGTTGAATTGGCAGCACTGTATTTACAACCAGATGTCATTGGCCAAGGCTGGGGCAGAGCTCTATTGGAACAAGCTTGTCAGAGCACTGCGCAGAAGGATGTGTACTGCTGGGTGATGCAAGATAACCCGCGTGCAGAGGGCTTTTATCGCCATATGGGCTTTAAATTTACTGGTGAGCAACGCCAAGTAGAATTTGCCAGCAGTTACTTTGTTCAAAAAAAGGCGCATTTAGCCGCAGACCAACGGTTTTTCTAG
- a CDS encoding FKBP-type peptidyl-prolyl cis-trans isomerase — protein sequence MSDKYQGAAAQASYGYGLQIGEQIERAAFDGLEVNAMLDGIRDVMQGAQPQLDEAVISAAFQEITKEIEAKKAEQHKEAMAEGENFLADNGKRPEINKTESGLQYEVLVEGEGESPSASSKVQVHYEGTLISGEVFDSSVQRGQPAEFPVNGVIKGWTEALQRMKVGDKWKLYIPQELAYGSQGAGAAIPPFAALVFEVELLAILG from the coding sequence ATGAGCGATAAATATCAAGGCGCAGCAGCGCAAGCAAGTTACGGCTACGGCCTTCAAATTGGTGAGCAAATTGAGCGTGCAGCATTCGACGGCTTAGAAGTGAATGCAATGCTTGACGGTATTCGTGACGTAATGCAAGGCGCGCAACCACAGCTTGATGAAGCAGTTATTAGTGCGGCTTTCCAAGAAATTACTAAAGAAATTGAAGCAAAAAAAGCTGAGCAACATAAAGAAGCTATGGCTGAAGGCGAAAACTTCTTAGCTGATAACGGCAAACGCCCAGAAATCAATAAAACTGAATCTGGTCTTCAATACGAAGTATTAGTTGAAGGTGAAGGCGAATCACCAAGTGCTAGCAGCAAAGTACAAGTTCACTATGAAGGTACTTTAATTTCTGGTGAAGTATTCGACAGCTCTGTACAGCGCGGTCAACCTGCAGAATTCCCAGTAAATGGTGTAATTAAAGGTTGGACTGAAGCGCTACAACGCATGAAAGTGGGCGACAAATGGAAGCTATACATTCCTCAAGAGCTTGCTTATGGCTCTCAAGGTGCGGGTGCAGCAATTCCACCTTTTGCTGCCCTAGTATTTGAAGTTGAGTTACTAGCTATTCTTGGTTAA